One Tursiops truncatus isolate mTurTru1 chromosome 3, mTurTru1.mat.Y, whole genome shotgun sequence DNA segment encodes these proteins:
- the UBE2D2 gene encoding ubiquitin-conjugating enzyme E2 D2 isoform X2, whose product MALKRIHKELNDLARDPPAQCSAGPVGDDMFHWQATIMGPNDSPYQGGVFFLTIHFPTDYPFKPPKVAFTTRIYHPNINSNGSICLDILRSQWSPALTISKVLLSICSLLCDPNPDDPLVPEIARIYKTDREKYNRIAREWTQKYAM is encoded by the exons GAATTGAACGACCTGGCGCGGGACCCCCCAGCACAGTGTTCAGCAGGTCCCGTTGGAGATGATA tgTTCCATTGGCAAGCTACAATAATGGGGCCA AATGACAGTCCCTATCAGGGTGGAGTATTTTTCTTGACAATTCATTTCCCAACAGATTACCCCTTCAAACCACCTAAG GTTGCATTTACAACAAGAATTTATCATCCAAATATTAACAGTAATGGCAGCATTTGTCTTGATATTCTACGGTCACAGTGGTCTCCAGCACTAACTATTTCAAAAG TACTTTTGTCCATCTGTTCTCTGTTGTGTGATCCCAATCCAGATGATCCTTTAGTGCCTGAGATTGCTCGGATCTACAAAACAGATAGAGAAAA GTACAACAGAATAGCTCGGGAATGGACTCAGAAGTATGCGATGTAA
- the UBE2D2 gene encoding ubiquitin-conjugating enzyme E2 D2 isoform X1, giving the protein MIVIGIEIVNYFREESGERLVEVPEVDSFSVFHWQATIMGPNDSPYQGGVFFLTIHFPTDYPFKPPKVAFTTRIYHPNINSNGSICLDILRSQWSPALTISKVLLSICSLLCDPNPDDPLVPEIARIYKTDREKYNRIAREWTQKYAM; this is encoded by the exons ATGATA GTCATTGGGATAGAAATTGTAAACTATTTTAGAGAAGAATCTGGTGAGAGGCTTGTGGAGGTTCCGGAAGTGGACTCATTCTCAG tgTTCCATTGGCAAGCTACAATAATGGGGCCA AATGACAGTCCCTATCAGGGTGGAGTATTTTTCTTGACAATTCATTTCCCAACAGATTACCCCTTCAAACCACCTAAG GTTGCATTTACAACAAGAATTTATCATCCAAATATTAACAGTAATGGCAGCATTTGTCTTGATATTCTACGGTCACAGTGGTCTCCAGCACTAACTATTTCAAAAG TACTTTTGTCCATCTGTTCTCTGTTGTGTGATCCCAATCCAGATGATCCTTTAGTGCCTGAGATTGCTCGGATCTACAAAACAGATAGAGAAAA GTACAACAGAATAGCTCGGGAATGGACTCAGAAGTATGCGATGTAA